Proteins found in one Candidatus Hydrogenedentota bacterium genomic segment:
- a CDS encoding glycosyltransferase family 4 protein, which produces MKILFLCQYFPPEPGAPAARTHEHVREWAKQGHDVTVICGVPNHPTGEIPEEYRSQFVYESIVDDVRVLRCWFLTAANAGRVRRSIAFVSFMAAALFWGVVKGGKPHVVIATSPQLLCGLAGELLARFKRCPFVFEVRDLWPQQIIDLNVLRNKWLIQILRAVESYLYRRAAAIVTVAEAARHILIEEGYGEEKIFTVTNAIDLDVFTPQERTGTMRFRYGWGDRCVVLYIGTHGMSQGLETVLAAARMLADQQHIHFVFVGSGAERQGLIELAQSWQLSNVEFIANQPREEVPEFYAAADICLAPLKKCDIFLTNIPSKLFEIMACARPIILGVDGQAREVLEAADAGICVPPEDVEALAEAITHLDRNPALRETYGQNGRNYVEIHSNR; this is translated from the coding sequence ATGAAAATCCTGTTTCTATGCCAATATTTCCCACCGGAACCGGGCGCGCCTGCAGCGCGTACCCATGAACATGTTCGGGAATGGGCAAAACAAGGACATGATGTCACCGTCATTTGCGGTGTACCCAACCATCCCACCGGCGAAATCCCCGAGGAATATCGCTCACAATTTGTCTATGAATCCATTGTTGACGATGTGCGTGTCCTTCGTTGTTGGTTTTTGACTGCAGCCAATGCGGGACGCGTACGGCGGAGCATCGCCTTCGTCAGTTTTATGGCGGCTGCTTTGTTCTGGGGCGTGGTAAAAGGCGGTAAACCCCATGTGGTAATTGCGACGTCGCCCCAACTGCTTTGCGGCTTGGCGGGAGAATTGCTCGCTCGATTCAAACGCTGCCCCTTTGTATTCGAAGTGCGCGATCTTTGGCCGCAACAGATTATCGATCTTAACGTGCTTCGCAATAAATGGCTGATTCAAATATTGCGCGCTGTGGAAAGTTATTTATATCGGCGCGCTGCCGCCATTGTCACCGTTGCCGAGGCAGCGCGGCATATACTCATCGAGGAAGGCTATGGTGAAGAAAAAATCTTCACAGTAACCAACGCCATCGATCTTGATGTTTTTACACCTCAAGAGCGCACGGGAACCATGCGTTTTCGCTACGGCTGGGGAGATCGGTGCGTTGTCCTTTATATCGGCACCCACGGAATGTCTCAAGGATTGGAGACGGTCTTAGCCGCCGCTCGGATGCTGGCAGATCAACAGCATATCCATTTTGTTTTTGTGGGCTCCGGTGCGGAACGGCAAGGACTCATAGAATTAGCGCAGTCATGGCAGCTTAGCAATGTCGAATTTATAGCCAATCAACCGAGGGAAGAGGTGCCAGAATTTTACGCCGCCGCAGACATTTGCCTGGCACCGTTGAAAAAGTGTGATATCTTTCTCACCAATATACCGAGCAAACTTTTTGAGATCATGGCTTGTGCAAGACCCATTATTCTAGGCGTGGACGGACAGGCACGGGAGGTATTGGAAGCGGCAGACGCAGGTATTTGTGTGCCTCCGGAAGATGTGGAAGCCTTGGCAGAGGCGATCACCCATTTGGACCGTAATCCTGCCCTGCGCGAGACCTACGGACAAAACGGAAGAAACTATGTGGAGATTCATAGTAACCGCTAG